Within Candidatus Saccharibacteria bacterium, the genomic segment TTTTTGCTTGGGTATACTTCAAACTTTGCCATATACGACCCTCCTTACTTGTACTACTATGATGCGCTAACGGCATTCAAATGACAAGCGTACCCAAGCCGAATGTCGTATACTACATGCAATGCTAGTTCCTTTTTCTGCACTAACGGCTCGCGTATACACGGTTGGGGTCAAGCCAATCCTGTTTCGTCGCAAGCCAGACATTGTCCATGAGCGCATGATAAAAGCTTCCCGTTTTGTTGGCAAAGTTGCCCCTTTACGCTGGCTCACACGCCTAGTGTATCGGCATGACGACAAGCGACTTAGCCAAAACTTTTACGGCACAACGTTCCCTAACCCCGTTGGTCTTGCTGCTGGGCTTGACAAAAATGCCGAAATGGTTGCTGTACTCCCTGCAATCGGCTTTGGCTTTGGCACTATTGGTTCGGTAACGCATCAACCTTGCGCAGGCAACCCGCGGCCTTGGTTTTACCGCCTGCCCAATCACAAATCACTAGTTGTTAATGCAGGCTTAGCAAATGAGGGCGTTGAAAAAATACAAAAGCGTCTCACAAAGTACAAAGCAGCATTGGTCCGAGGGTTTCCTCTAGTTGTTTCCGTTGCAAAAACAAACATCCCCGAAAATTGCACAGATGACGAGGCAATTGCGGATTATTTGGGTAGTTTGGTCAAGCTCAAAGATGAACCGCGGGTGGGTATACTGGAAATCAATATTTCCTGTCCCAACGCTTACGGCGGCGAACCATTTACTGATCCAAAGCGGCTAGAAACATTACTTAGTGCAGTTGATACACTCAAAATTACAAAGCCAATCTGGGTAAAAATGCCTATAAACCACTCCTG encodes:
- a CDS encoding quinone-dependent dihydroorotate dehydrogenase — encoded protein: MLVPFSALTARVYTVGVKPILFRRKPDIVHERMIKASRFVGKVAPLRWLTRLVYRHDDKRLSQNFYGTTFPNPVGLAAGLDKNAEMVAVLPAIGFGFGTIGSVTHQPCAGNPRPWFYRLPNHKSLVVNAGLANEGVEKIQKRLTKYKAALVRGFPLVVSVAKTNIPENCTDDEAIADYLGSLVKLKDEPRVGILEINISCPNAYGGEPFTDPKRLETLLSAVDTLKITKPIWVKMPINHSWPDFDALLKVVLKHNIQGVTIGNLSKERSIIPSEELPNEVKGNLSGLPTQTLSDELIGQTYQSYGDRLTIIGVGGIFTAEDAYRKIRLGASLVELITGVIYEGPQLIGQINRQLANQLSKDGFSNISSAIGSAHRQNI